Genomic DNA from Terriglobales bacterium:
GGCGACTTCCAGATCCATCACGACCTCTTCCGCAAGGTCCCCGTGGACCTGATGTTCCACTACAACTTTGTCCCGCTTGAGGAACGCGAAGACGGACGCCTCGTCATCGCCATCGCCGACCCCAGCCAGCTGATGATGGTCGACGAAATCGGCCTGCGCCTTGGTCGCCGCATCCACACCAAGGTCGCCACCCTCGCCCAGATCACCGACATTCTCAAGAAGACCGAGCAGTCACAGCGCGTCCTGGAAGAGGCCAGCGAGGGCTTCACCCTCGACGTCATTCACGAAGAGGAGACCGGCGACGAGACCATCTCCATCGAGAAGCTCACCAGTGAGACCGAGTCCAGCCGCATCGTCCACCTGGTGAACACGACCATCTTCACCGCGCTCCAGCGCCGCGCGTCCGACATTCACATCGAAACCCGCGACGACGCCGTCCAGATCAAGTACCGCATTGACGGCGTGCTGCAGAACGCCATGAACCCGATTTCGCGCGAGCACCACTCCACCATCATCTCGCGCATCAAGGTCATGAGCGAGCTCGACATCGCCGAGCGCCGCGTCCCGCAGGACGGCCGCTTCCGCGTGCTTTACGGCTCGCCGCCGCGCCCCATCGACTTCCGCGTCTCCATCATGCCCAGCATTCACGGCGAAGACGCCGTTCTCCGCGTCCTCGACAAGGAGTCCATGAGCGAGAAGTTCCGCTCGCTCACGCTCGACGTGGTCGGCTTCAGTGACGACGACCTGCGCAAGTTCCGCCGCTACATCTCCGAGCCCTACGGCATGGTGCTCGTCACCGGTCCTACCGGCAGCGGCAAGACGACCACGCTCTACGCCGCCGTCAACGAGATCAAGACCGACGAAGACAAGATCATCACCATCGAAGACCCGGTCGAGTACCAGATCCGCGGCATCACCCAGATTCCGGTCAACGAGAAGAAGGGGCTCACCTTCGCCCGCGGCCTGCGCTCCATCCTGCGCCACGATCCCGACAAGATCATGGTCGGCGAAATCCGCGACACCGAAACCGCGCAGATCGCCATCCAGTCCGCCCTCACCGGCCACCTGGTGTTTACCACCGTGCACGCCAACAACGTGGTCGACGTGCTCGGCCGCTTCCTCAACATGGGCGTGGAGCCGTACAACTTCGTCAGCGCCCTCAACTGCATCCTCGCTCAGAGATTGGTCCGCATCATCTGCCCGCGCTGCCGCCGCGAGGTGCGCTACGATGACGAGACGCTGGAGTCGAGCGGCCTCGCGCCCGCCGAATGGCGCACCGTCCCGTTGTACGAAGGCAAAGGATGCATGGAGTGCGCCGGCACCGGCTTCCACGGACGCACCGCCATCCACGAACTGCTCGACATGACCGACCGCGTTCGCGAGATGATTCTCGACCGCAAACCGACATCGGAAATCCGCAAGGCCGCGCACGAAGAAGGCATGCGCTTCCTGCGCGAATCGGCGCTCGCCAAAGTCCGCGCCGGCGTCACCACGCTAAAGGAGATCAATAAGGTCACGTTCATCGAGACGACCCGATGAGGCAGCCCGTAGTCGGCGCCACGACGCATTGCACGGTGTGGCGCCGGGCGCCCTCGCCCGGCGGCACGCAACGACGAATACTGGGACGGGAGAATTGAAAGACGCTGCCCCACATTCCGCGCTACCGTTTTTGCGGCGCTAACATGGGGAGCGAGGGACGAACGACCAACGCCTAACGACGAACCGCATGCCCACCGCCACCACATCCCGCCCGCCCGTCGCCATCGAGATCACCGCCGACGCGGTCATCGCCGCCCGCGGCTCCCACGGCGCCGTGCAGGCCTACGCCTCGCGTTCGCTCCCGCCGGCGGCCGTGTCTCCCAATCTGACGGCGCCTAACGTCGCCGGCCCCACCGCCCTCGCCACC
This window encodes:
- a CDS encoding GspE/PulE family protein, with amino-acid sequence MAEKKSLFVNGGGNGARLTVQDLADQEVRARDLARRYRSEFVDLGDFQIHHDLFRKVPVDLMFHYNFVPLEEREDGRLVIAIADPSQLMMVDEIGLRLGRRIHTKVATLAQITDILKKTEQSQRVLEEASEGFTLDVIHEEETGDETISIEKLTSETESSRIVHLVNTTIFTALQRRASDIHIETRDDAVQIKYRIDGVLQNAMNPISREHHSTIISRIKVMSELDIAERRVPQDGRFRVLYGSPPRPIDFRVSIMPSIHGEDAVLRVLDKESMSEKFRSLTLDVVGFSDDDLRKFRRYISEPYGMVLVTGPTGSGKTTTLYAAVNEIKTDEDKIITIEDPVEYQIRGITQIPVNEKKGLTFARGLRSILRHDPDKIMVGEIRDTETAQIAIQSALTGHLVFTTVHANNVVDVLGRFLNMGVEPYNFVSALNCILAQRLVRIICPRCRREVRYDDETLESSGLAPAEWRTVPLYEGKGCMECAGTGFHGRTAIHELLDMTDRVREMILDRKPTSEIRKAAHEEGMRFLRESALAKVRAGVTTLKEINKVTFIETTR